From one Opitutaceae bacterium genomic stretch:
- the asd gene encoding archaetidylserine decarboxylase (Phosphatidylserine decarboxylase is synthesized as a single chain precursor. Generation of the pyruvoyl active site from a Ser is coupled to cleavage of a Gly-Ser bond between the larger (beta) and smaller (alpha chains). It is an integral membrane protein.), protein MPAAPIQFFNRYSGQIENELVYGEKWLRFAYENQVGGLFLNTLVKRRLFSWLYGFQMNKRISSSKVLPFVLDYNLNVDEFAKSVYDYKTFNEFFSRKLKPEARPIAGGDDVVTFPADGRHLGFQNVEDADGFYVKGAKFTFTELLGEGRLPIEQRTLSRRFAGGAMVISRLCPVDYHRFHFPVAGTPSEAKLIRGFLYSVSPIALRLNVQYLVQNKRFLTVIDKTPVGMVAMLEVGATNVGSVVQTYLAARPCAKGEEKGLFKFGGSCVITLFEPGKVKLADDLVRESANHRETFARMGDVMATAESST, encoded by the coding sequence ATGCCTGCTGCGCCCATTCAGTTCTTCAATCGTTATTCCGGTCAGATCGAGAATGAGCTCGTCTATGGCGAAAAGTGGTTGCGTTTCGCTTATGAGAATCAGGTGGGCGGACTGTTCCTTAACACGCTCGTGAAGCGACGCCTTTTCTCCTGGTTGTATGGCTTCCAGATGAACAAACGAATCAGCTCGAGCAAGGTGCTGCCGTTCGTGCTGGATTACAATTTGAACGTCGATGAGTTCGCGAAGTCGGTGTACGACTACAAGACGTTCAACGAGTTTTTCTCGCGCAAGTTGAAACCTGAGGCTCGACCAATTGCAGGCGGGGATGACGTGGTGACATTTCCCGCGGACGGCCGCCATCTTGGCTTCCAGAATGTCGAGGATGCGGATGGCTTCTACGTAAAGGGCGCGAAGTTTACCTTCACCGAGTTGCTGGGGGAAGGTCGCCTGCCCATCGAGCAGAGGACGCTTTCGCGCCGTTTCGCGGGAGGTGCGATGGTCATCTCTCGCCTTTGCCCGGTGGATTACCATCGGTTCCATTTCCCCGTGGCGGGCACACCATCGGAAGCGAAGCTCATCCGGGGCTTCCTGTACTCGGTCAGCCCGATCGCCCTGCGGCTTAACGTCCAATATCTGGTGCAAAACAAGCGCTTCCTAACTGTCATCGACAAGACCCCGGTGGGAATGGTCGCGATGCTTGAGGTAGGCGCCACAAACGTGGGAAGCGTGGTTCAGACCTATCTGGCAGCTCGGCCCTGTGCAAAGGGCGAGGAGAAAGGGCTGTTCAAGTTTGGCGGGTCCTGCGTGATCACGCTTTTCGAACCGGGCAAGGTGAAGCTGGCTGACGATTTGGTCCGTGAAAGTGCAAACCATCGGGAGACCTTTGCGCGTATGGGCGATGTGATGGCGACCGCCGAGTCGTCAACGTAA
- a CDS encoding glycosyl hydrolase family 28 protein produces the protein MRTPNVLALILFWCVALATLNAAAPAYRYSSGVPRSEQFQVEVDGAKHEVICSTAGDFVRFESSNASSLVITCQGKPTAATVRPMRLGTTAILDGHQARIELPAGAAAMVEFEGIPPLFVFSDLPEKSAPKPGDPGVVFFEAGKLYDAGEIRLEKGQHAYLQAGAVVRGYIRATHADGVTVSGRGILDGTLSKLAGEKRRMILIEDSSNVTLRDICLTETTSWMTVLAACRDSRISGLRELGEPLASDGIDLVGCQRIVVEDCFLRNGDDCIAIKSFDLSAHDKTMRINPTRDVEDIEIRRCTVIAFRGGCGFEIGHELRTTSVRNIRYIDCDVLGVHGFGAPLAMRVGDRATVSGILYENIRIEHYYDKLLDFRVMRSRYSADEQRGHIKDVTLRNVQVTVNPYNPGYSPAIIGGWDEEHAVRGVRFENMTLNGVPVTIPREIDLYSRFAYDVTFVVADKLQK, from the coding sequence ATGCGTACCCCCAACGTTCTCGCCTTAATTCTTTTCTGGTGTGTGGCCCTCGCCACCCTTAACGCCGCTGCCCCGGCTTACCGCTATTCCAGCGGAGTTCCGCGCTCTGAACAATTTCAAGTGGAGGTCGATGGTGCGAAGCATGAGGTGATCTGCTCGACTGCGGGTGACTTCGTCAGGTTTGAGTCGAGCAATGCGTCTTCGCTCGTGATCACCTGCCAGGGGAAGCCAACGGCGGCAACGGTGCGTCCCATGCGCCTTGGGACGACTGCGATTCTTGACGGCCACCAGGCCCGCATCGAGTTGCCGGCGGGTGCTGCAGCAATGGTGGAGTTTGAAGGGATACCGCCGCTCTTTGTCTTCAGTGATCTGCCCGAGAAATCCGCGCCGAAGCCGGGTGACCCAGGCGTGGTGTTCTTTGAAGCGGGGAAACTGTATGATGCGGGAGAGATTCGCCTGGAGAAAGGGCAACACGCCTACCTGCAGGCCGGAGCGGTAGTCCGCGGCTACATTCGGGCCACGCATGCCGATGGTGTCACCGTCTCCGGGCGCGGGATCCTGGATGGCACGCTCTCAAAACTTGCGGGCGAGAAGCGTAGAATGATTTTGATCGAGGACAGCTCGAACGTGACCTTGCGTGACATCTGCCTGACTGAAACCACCTCCTGGATGACGGTCCTTGCCGCTTGTCGCGATAGCCGCATTTCGGGCCTGCGGGAACTGGGTGAACCGCTGGCCTCGGATGGTATCGACCTGGTGGGTTGCCAGCGGATCGTGGTTGAGGACTGTTTTCTTAGAAACGGCGATGATTGCATCGCCATCAAGTCGTTTGATTTGAGCGCGCACGACAAGACGATGCGAATCAACCCGACGCGCGATGTGGAGGATATCGAGATCCGGAGGTGCACGGTGATTGCCTTTCGCGGGGGCTGTGGATTCGAGATTGGTCATGAGCTGCGCACGACTTCGGTGCGAAACATCCGGTACATCGATTGCGATGTCCTCGGGGTTCACGGATTTGGCGCGCCTCTGGCGATGCGTGTGGGTGACCGGGCGACTGTCAGCGGGATCCTGTATGAGAACATCCGGATCGAGCACTATTACGACAAGCTGCTGGATTTTCGCGTCATGCGCAGCCGGTATTCGGCTGATGAACAGCGGGGCCACATCAAGGACGTCACCCTTCGGAATGTCCAGGTGACGGTTAATCCCTACAACCCGGGTTATTCGCCAGCCATCATCGGCGGCTGGGACGAGGAGCACGCGGTAAGGGGCGTTCGCTTCGAAAACATGACCCTCAACGGCGTGCCGGTCACGATACCGCGTGAGATCGACCTGTATTCACGATTCGCATACGACGTCACGTTTGTCGTTGCGGATAAGCTACAAAAGTGA
- a CDS encoding alginate export family protein, which yields MIVTPGKKIPPPNRNSPSMRTTLPCLLLSCTLLQASPTRPAVGPFRIEENWTLLRQSDLKTQPLDAIKYIPLGRGGDSPLSLTLGGEFRHRYERYTNDAWGRLPEDKDGYHLTRFMVFGDLRYDTFVRSFVELKSNNLAGKSGPPKPPDVDTFDLHQAFLEFHLPTSSPSFKSLLRIGRQELNYGSARLVTFRDGPNTRQSFDTALARVVWRTWKVDAFFARPAETDRGVFDDQTNTQQSVYGLYAVAPLSFMKGTSVDLYFLGFDRDNARFVSGTAEEDRYSLGARLAGRRDALDFNFEAVLQWGRFGNQRIRAWTVASDTGYTWKDAATAPRAYLRANAISGDSNPQDRRLGTFNPLYPRGSYFGDIGLLGPANLLNLHPGIQGKLGKSWAYNVDAVWFWRDSIRDGIYGPSGSLQFTPPAGVSRFLGTQLDLGLTWTYSPYLSVEFTAAKFLASDRFEEQSGAENVDYLSLLTRFRF from the coding sequence ATGATCGTTACACCAGGAAAAAAGATCCCTCCACCGAATCGCAACTCACCTTCCATGCGGACCACCCTTCCCTGTCTGCTTCTCTCCTGCACCCTGCTGCAGGCCTCGCCTACGCGGCCAGCCGTGGGACCGTTTCGCATTGAGGAGAATTGGACCTTGCTTCGGCAGTCCGATCTCAAGACACAGCCCCTGGACGCAATTAAATACATCCCGCTCGGACGGGGCGGAGACTCGCCTCTCTCTCTGACCTTAGGAGGCGAGTTCCGGCATCGCTACGAGCGTTACACCAACGATGCGTGGGGACGACTGCCAGAGGACAAGGACGGCTATCACCTCACTCGATTCATGGTGTTCGGCGACCTGCGCTATGACACGTTCGTGCGTTCCTTCGTCGAGCTGAAGAGCAACAACCTCGCCGGTAAATCAGGTCCTCCAAAGCCTCCCGACGTCGATACCTTCGACCTTCACCAAGCTTTCCTCGAATTCCATCTGCCGACGTCTTCGCCGTCGTTCAAATCCCTTCTACGCATCGGCCGCCAAGAACTAAACTACGGCAGCGCCCGTCTAGTCACCTTTCGCGACGGGCCGAACACACGTCAATCCTTCGACACGGCGCTCGCGCGAGTTGTATGGAGGACCTGGAAAGTGGACGCATTCTTCGCACGTCCCGCAGAAACCGATCGCGGAGTGTTCGACGATCAGACCAACACACAGCAGTCGGTCTACGGCCTGTACGCAGTGGCGCCGCTCTCCTTCATGAAGGGTACGAGCGTCGACCTCTATTTCCTCGGCTTTGATCGCGACAATGCGCGATTCGTCTCAGGCACCGCGGAAGAGGATCGCTACTCGTTGGGGGCACGGCTCGCCGGCCGCCGAGATGCGCTTGATTTTAACTTTGAAGCTGTCCTCCAGTGGGGGCGGTTTGGCAACCAGCGAATTCGAGCGTGGACGGTTGCATCGGATACTGGATACACCTGGAAGGACGCCGCCACGGCACCCCGCGCCTACCTCCGGGCCAACGCGATCAGCGGCGATTCAAATCCGCAGGATCGGCGCCTTGGCACCTTCAATCCATTGTATCCACGAGGATCATACTTTGGTGACATCGGGCTGCTTGGCCCCGCCAACCTGTTGAATTTGCACCCGGGTATCCAGGGAAAGCTTGGAAAATCATGGGCGTACAACGTAGATGCGGTGTGGTTCTGGCGTGATTCAATCCGCGACGGGATCTACGGACCCAGTGGTTCGCTGCAGTTCACGCCTCCTGCAGGCGTTTCACGTTTTCTTGGAACCCAGCTCGACCTTGGCCTTACCTGGACATACTCGCCATACCTGTCGGTCGAGTTTACGGCGGCCAAGTTCCTGGCAAGCGACCGGTTTGAGGAGCAGAGCGGTGCGGAGAATGTGGATTACCTATCGCTGCTGACGAGATTCCGATTCTAG
- a CDS encoding MFS transporter: protein MAQFSGVSFSRNGDLFIWVVVTAKHLAWPRHIIGKPPGFPHRPFYLLVRTSFGSRAPLSFWVAQRVCEFACRGLSSYTDETRLSTNGSTVTIPDDRSDVTISTSPSPGKVKRLVSTWDLLKAPLFRAIWLGALFSNIGGLMHETAAVWTMAGLVDSPLWVSLLQTCMSLPLFFLGLPAGALGDLVSPRRVLVVSESFLGFVAISLGVVAALGLINAPLLLTATLLLGIGTAFSLPAWQALLPELVKREEVPSAVALNGLSVNLARAIGPAAGGLLLASTGPTVCFVLNGLSYITIAWVLLRSKRQTASRDPSGEHFWPALLAGKRYVWHAPLLRLVMLRMVGFVLPATGAVALFPLLVRREWELNALGFGALMTAYGLGAVLAATWLPRLRSRFSIRAILALACLLYAVFGFTLVFGPGGWVMLPAMPLGGAGWILTISTLNAAAQATAAAWVRSRALSFNLLCFQGALAIGALLWGSLAVSIGVKATLLCSVIVLLAVTLLVQGGDLEPVKELNLDPASNQPDQNGGVSDDDSDKRALVSVEYNIDASKRQEFLSAVGDLGIARLRTGATHWEIVEEIGQPGRFQERFTVSSWAEHLQQHKRMTQTDEAKERIVDAFHIGIEPPVVRHWIQH, encoded by the coding sequence ATGGCACAATTCTCTGGTGTGAGTTTTTCGAGAAACGGTGATCTGTTCATTTGGGTGGTTGTTACGGCCAAGCATCTTGCCTGGCCACGTCACATAATAGGCAAACCCCCGGGCTTCCCGCATCGCCCCTTCTATCTGCTCGTTCGCACTTCCTTCGGGTCTCGTGCACCTCTGTCTTTTTGGGTAGCTCAACGGGTTTGCGAATTTGCATGCAGAGGGCTTTCTTCGTACACGGATGAAACGCGCCTCTCAACGAACGGCTCTACGGTGACAATTCCCGACGACCGCTCTGACGTGACGATCTCCACCTCGCCCTCACCCGGGAAGGTCAAGAGATTGGTGTCCACGTGGGATTTACTAAAAGCCCCACTCTTCCGCGCGATTTGGCTGGGTGCGCTATTCTCAAACATCGGCGGCCTCATGCATGAGACCGCCGCGGTCTGGACAATGGCGGGACTGGTGGACTCTCCCCTTTGGGTTTCACTCCTGCAAACATGCATGAGTCTGCCACTCTTCTTCCTGGGCCTACCCGCAGGAGCCCTTGGAGACTTGGTGAGTCCTAGGCGAGTCCTTGTCGTTTCAGAATCATTCCTCGGATTCGTGGCAATCAGTTTGGGCGTTGTGGCAGCCCTCGGGTTGATCAACGCGCCACTCCTTCTCACGGCAACATTGCTGCTTGGCATTGGAACAGCCTTTTCGCTTCCAGCCTGGCAGGCACTCCTGCCGGAATTGGTGAAACGCGAAGAGGTTCCCTCAGCCGTGGCGCTCAATGGACTCTCCGTCAACCTGGCCCGGGCGATAGGGCCGGCGGCAGGCGGATTGTTGCTTGCCTCGACCGGCCCCACGGTCTGCTTCGTCCTGAACGGACTTTCCTATATCACCATCGCCTGGGTGCTCCTTCGCAGCAAACGACAAACCGCAAGTCGAGACCCTTCCGGCGAGCATTTCTGGCCGGCGTTGCTCGCGGGAAAACGTTATGTCTGGCACGCGCCTTTGCTTCGTTTAGTGATGCTCAGGATGGTGGGGTTTGTTCTTCCCGCAACGGGTGCAGTGGCGCTTTTCCCACTGCTCGTGAGGCGCGAATGGGAGTTGAACGCGCTGGGCTTCGGAGCATTGATGACCGCATATGGCCTGGGCGCAGTCTTGGCGGCGACCTGGCTTCCCCGCCTGCGGTCCCGATTTTCGATACGCGCCATACTTGCTCTGGCTTGTCTCCTATACGCCGTCTTTGGCTTCACCCTGGTTTTTGGGCCAGGCGGCTGGGTGATGCTCCCGGCCATGCCCCTGGGTGGCGCTGGTTGGATCCTAACCATTTCCACGCTGAACGCTGCGGCCCAAGCGACAGCAGCCGCCTGGGTACGCTCGCGCGCCCTGTCCTTCAATCTTCTGTGCTTCCAAGGTGCACTTGCAATTGGAGCTCTCCTCTGGGGAAGCCTGGCGGTATCGATCGGAGTCAAAGCCACCCTGCTCTGCTCAGTAATCGTGCTCCTTGCTGTGACGCTATTGGTGCAAGGCGGCGATTTGGAGCCCGTGAAGGAGCTGAACCTCGACCCTGCATCCAACCAGCCAGATCAAAATGGGGGCGTGTCGGATGACGACTCCGACAAGAGAGCACTCGTTTCCGTCGAGTATAACATAGACGCTTCGAAGAGACAGGAGTTTCTATCCGCAGTCGGGGACCTGGGCATCGCACGGCTCCGGACCGGCGCCACGCACTGGGAGATCGTCGAAGAGATTGGCCAGCCCGGCCGTTTCCAGGAACGGTTCACCGTGTCTTCGTGGGCCGAGCACCTTCAGCAGCACAAGCGAATGACCCAGACCGACGAGGCCAAAGAGCGGATCGTCGATGCATTCCACATTGGAATCGAGCCCCCCGTAGTAAGACATTGGATACAGCATTGA
- a CDS encoding isochorismatase family protein: MNRSPFLEKLTPENCAMLLIDHQTGTMLGVQDIRLDQFRSNVLALARTAKAHGLPTVLTASYAEGPNGPLMKEIIELFPEVSPVYRPGPIDSFDDPAFVRAVEATGRKKLIMAGVTTDVCLYFPVISALARGYDVWAVYDASGCWDTMSELTSCMRMTQAGAIVVNWAVVCAMLQGDWRRQESAMATLGIFGDHLPFYGFLANNQAAMRARA, from the coding sequence ATGAACAGATCACCGTTTCTCGAAAAACTCACACCAGAGAATTGTGCCATGCTTCTGATTGATCACCAGACAGGCACAATGCTCGGGGTGCAGGATATCCGCCTCGACCAGTTTCGGAGCAATGTGCTCGCCCTCGCACGCACGGCGAAGGCGCACGGGCTGCCAACCGTGCTCACCGCAAGCTATGCCGAAGGCCCAAATGGGCCGCTCATGAAAGAGATTATTGAGCTCTTTCCGGAGGTCAGCCCCGTCTATCGTCCCGGGCCGATCGACTCCTTCGACGATCCCGCATTCGTGCGGGCAGTCGAGGCGACAGGCAGAAAAAAGCTGATCATGGCTGGTGTTACGACCGACGTTTGCCTCTACTTTCCCGTAATTTCAGCGCTCGCGCGTGGATACGATGTGTGGGCCGTTTACGACGCTTCCGGATGCTGGGACACCATGAGCGAGCTCACGAGTTGCATGCGCATGACCCAGGCTGGCGCAATTGTAGTAAATTGGGCAGTTGTCTGCGCGATGCTCCAAGGTGACTGGCGCCGTCAAGAATCCGCGATGGCGACTCTTGGAATCTTCGGTGACCATCTCCCATTCTATGGGTTCCTGGCAAACAACCAGGCGGCGATGCGTGCGCGAGCCTGA
- a CDS encoding GAF domain-containing sensor histidine kinase, whose product MNDGKASDCIASAPASFAYPNSFVEGLLRGAVEAAIALNEVGSLSDGLRKAIECLGKNSKVDRVFLFEYTDGGNYLTMRAEFALPPCLTLVQSNPAWARISTERLHGTLETHRSRRVSTNIRDKWSRVNDAIHRTVDSIWGTVAPIFVRDNLWGCIGIDLVREQRCFTDTEMEALRSVSAMIGAIVSKVEADDERIRMLAYRSRLLEAVTKATGVLAREQDLRTAIQVAGCVMAEVSGADRFNLFRYEPTTHSVVLESNRASDKAASLGYGPYPCEDFREVFDVLLSGEVYTSCTEHKTGLNRELNERTGTKSDLMVPIFVDGMFWGLLNWDDCTHERKWSVGEIEVLKIAADAVAGAIARDKLQAQRNEALAQQREAAAMAASAEAMRLNRHLMATLDAGRALMEAKDFEAGLLIWVGRLAESVSADRAGIGRFQEVDGQLLPMNQIDWARTGLNTLAGVVVPQTDDFVEWGKRLSMGEYIWAKFDDLKDPRSRNFWRQTDCACNIVVPVSLAGQLWGFLYFDFREVRPFDPVLPTVLCTAAENVAAALARERFQRQLSWERERAARAPFEHMAKANEAMRHALASLSRNAELDEFLEAMLRESLRTAGAHSGAIAIVHERDGMLLLDHPILIARGEVMPYEEKIRRNLTHLPFNEPLRKYWIAIQESDDLSANEPSSDVNIGGFKEFHREFENHHVRCLAMRTAGQAIGWLGLGFREKACIGLEQLSLLRLLADQMTMAIEMRRLADEARDTAVAIERQRHAELRMEELSRANTALRWSVERVMENRRFESLGCSFLEAFARATNAAAGAIVLRSVSSPLEYAVDVVLDRDRFLTPDEMRAEPHLRRLIDTERDELTILRSALEKGDAVTLSVSAFRSQFPEAFSFHSARSHKQLWTVPLLFRRELVGAVVLAFTDERTTEGPLLETVRALSQQFVLALELSRLAAENSNTAVIEERTRIARELHDSLMHSITGILMSAQAGTAAHRLGNAEAAVLCLERVEELARRSLRTARQSVTTLETSIDYSDVLGRLTELVRGFDRSGIKFNLEIDGVSSVPAEIGLHLVRIAEEAIGNALRYAQASEIRLRVLGLPRIIEMVIEDNGIGFEPSNSPTDVGTGIVGMRRRAERIGGELTIKTAKQIGTTIRVKVPIN is encoded by the coding sequence ATGAATGACGGTAAAGCTTCCGATTGCATCGCTAGCGCCCCTGCTTCGTTTGCGTACCCTAATTCTTTTGTTGAAGGTCTGCTGCGCGGAGCCGTGGAGGCTGCCATTGCACTAAACGAGGTGGGATCGCTTTCGGATGGGCTGAGGAAAGCCATCGAATGTTTGGGGAAAAATAGCAAGGTGGACCGCGTCTTTCTGTTCGAGTACACGGATGGCGGGAACTACCTCACGATGCGCGCCGAGTTCGCACTGCCGCCGTGTCTCACGCTCGTTCAAAGCAATCCCGCTTGGGCGCGAATATCGACAGAACGGTTGCATGGAACTTTGGAGACTCACCGATCGCGGCGTGTATCGACGAATATTCGAGACAAGTGGAGCCGGGTGAATGACGCGATTCATAGGACCGTTGACTCGATTTGGGGCACGGTTGCCCCGATCTTTGTGCGCGACAATCTTTGGGGTTGCATTGGCATAGACCTCGTCCGCGAGCAGCGATGCTTCACGGATACTGAAATGGAGGCCCTTCGGTCAGTGTCCGCGATGATCGGTGCCATAGTCTCCAAAGTCGAAGCCGACGACGAACGAATCAGGATGCTCGCTTACAGAAGCCGACTTTTGGAGGCTGTGACGAAAGCAACTGGCGTCCTGGCTCGTGAACAAGACCTCAGGACGGCGATTCAAGTAGCCGGCTGTGTGATGGCGGAAGTTTCTGGTGCCGACCGATTCAATTTGTTCCGGTACGAGCCGACTACTCACTCCGTGGTGCTCGAATCGAATCGGGCGAGCGACAAGGCAGCGAGCCTTGGGTACGGCCCGTACCCATGCGAAGACTTTAGGGAGGTGTTTGACGTCCTACTCTCGGGCGAGGTGTACACCTCCTGCACCGAGCATAAGACGGGCTTGAATCGCGAGCTAAATGAGCGCACGGGGACCAAATCGGACCTCATGGTTCCTATTTTCGTCGATGGCATGTTTTGGGGCCTGCTGAACTGGGATGACTGTACCCACGAGCGAAAATGGTCGGTTGGCGAGATCGAGGTACTTAAGATCGCGGCCGATGCCGTGGCGGGGGCAATTGCCCGTGACAAGTTGCAGGCCCAACGCAATGAAGCCTTGGCTCAACAACGGGAGGCTGCAGCCATGGCCGCCTCAGCCGAGGCCATGAGACTCAATCGTCACCTCATGGCAACGTTGGACGCGGGTCGGGCCCTTATGGAGGCCAAGGATTTCGAGGCAGGGCTGTTGATCTGGGTGGGACGCCTGGCCGAATCCGTTTCGGCTGACCGAGCAGGAATCGGCAGGTTCCAAGAGGTTGATGGCCAGCTGCTCCCGATGAACCAGATAGATTGGGCGCGCACGGGGCTGAACACGCTGGCTGGGGTGGTTGTGCCTCAGACAGACGATTTCGTCGAATGGGGTAAACGGTTATCGATGGGTGAGTACATCTGGGCAAAGTTTGATGATCTGAAGGATCCGCGCTCCAGGAATTTCTGGAGGCAAACCGACTGCGCATGCAATATCGTCGTACCGGTCTCTCTCGCAGGGCAACTGTGGGGTTTCCTATATTTCGACTTCCGTGAAGTCCGTCCGTTCGATCCTGTGCTGCCGACTGTGTTGTGCACTGCGGCAGAAAACGTCGCGGCAGCGCTCGCGAGGGAGCGCTTTCAACGTCAGTTGTCGTGGGAACGGGAGCGCGCCGCAAGAGCGCCTTTCGAGCACATGGCAAAAGCGAACGAGGCAATGCGACATGCCCTAGCGAGCCTCTCACGAAACGCTGAACTCGACGAGTTCCTGGAGGCGATGCTTCGGGAAAGCCTACGCACAGCTGGTGCGCATAGCGGGGCGATTGCGATAGTCCATGAGCGGGATGGCATGCTGCTTCTGGATCACCCTATCCTCATTGCACGCGGAGAGGTGATGCCTTACGAGGAGAAGATCCGCCGGAATCTGACCCACTTGCCGTTTAACGAACCGTTGAGGAAATACTGGATCGCAATCCAGGAATCGGATGACCTGAGTGCCAACGAACCTTCGAGCGACGTAAATATCGGTGGCTTCAAGGAGTTTCACCGCGAATTTGAGAATCATCATGTGCGCTGTCTTGCCATGCGGACCGCAGGCCAAGCGATTGGCTGGCTCGGCCTCGGATTTCGCGAAAAGGCCTGTATCGGATTGGAGCAGCTGTCACTCCTCCGCCTGCTGGCCGACCAGATGACCATGGCGATCGAGATGCGGAGGCTTGCCGACGAGGCTCGCGATACAGCCGTAGCGATAGAACGGCAGCGCCACGCTGAGCTACGCATGGAGGAACTTTCGCGAGCCAACACCGCGTTGCGGTGGAGCGTGGAGCGAGTGATGGAGAATCGCCGATTCGAGTCACTTGGCTGTTCCTTCCTGGAGGCATTTGCAAGGGCGACTAACGCTGCAGCGGGCGCTATCGTACTCAGAAGCGTGAGTTCTCCACTTGAGTACGCAGTCGACGTTGTGCTCGACCGTGACCGTTTTCTCACACCCGACGAGATGAGGGCTGAGCCGCACTTGCGGCGTCTCATCGACACGGAACGCGATGAACTGACGATTCTCCGCAGTGCCCTCGAGAAAGGCGACGCGGTCACTTTGTCCGTCTCGGCATTCCGAAGCCAGTTTCCGGAAGCGTTTTCCTTCCACTCAGCGAGGAGTCACAAGCAACTTTGGACCGTTCCGCTCCTTTTCCGTCGCGAGCTGGTGGGAGCTGTCGTCTTGGCCTTCACGGATGAGCGAACCACCGAAGGCCCGCTCCTCGAGACAGTCAGGGCCCTTTCCCAACAATTCGTCCTGGCTCTGGAACTCTCCCGTCTCGCCGCGGAGAACAGCAATACAGCTGTTATCGAAGAGCGTACCCGTATTGCCCGAGAGCTGCATGACAGCCTCATGCATAGCATCACGGGCATCCTCATGAGTGCACAAGCCGGGACGGCAGCACATCGTTTAGGAAACGCTGAAGCAGCCGTCCTTTGTCTCGAACGGGTTGAAGAACTTGCTCGAAGATCTTTGCGAACCGCACGCCAATCCGTGACGACACTGGAAACTTCCATTGATTACTCTGATGTCTTGGGCCGGTTGACCGAACTGGTGCGCGGTTTTGATCGGAGCGGGATCAAGTTCAACCTGGAGATCGACGGGGTATCCTCGGTGCCCGCCGAGATTGGCCTACACCTCGTTCGAATCGCGGAGGAAGCAATCGGAAATGCACTGAGGTATGCGCAAGCGAGTGAGATCCGGCTGCGAGTGTTAGGACTGCCAAGGATTATTGAGATGGTGATTGAAGACAATGGCATCGGCTTTGAACCGAGCAACTCGCCAACTGACGTGGGTACAGGCATCGTCGGCATGCGGAGGCGGGCCGAGCGAATCGGTGGGGAGCTCACCATCAAAACAGCAAAACAGATCGGTACGACAATCCGCGTCAAGGTCCCCATAAATTAA
- a CDS encoding response regulator transcription factor: protein MPTHRRIRLLLADDHPVTREGLGMILKLNGIDVVTEAANGSQAVELYRKHLPDVAILDVQMPVMSGAAAAEEIKREFPGANILLFSTFDGDADIERGLRAGAMGYLLKETPVAEILEAIRCVASGRRYLTAAVGSRLANQFEGDRLTDRQQDVLRLMSAGKANKEIADVLGVSEGTVKTHVKAILEKLAAKSRTDAVMIAEKRGLLRS from the coding sequence ATGCCAACTCATCGAAGAATTCGGCTCCTTCTCGCAGACGATCATCCTGTCACCCGCGAGGGCTTGGGGATGATTCTAAAGCTAAATGGTATAGACGTGGTGACGGAGGCGGCAAACGGTAGCCAAGCGGTAGAGCTTTACCGGAAGCATCTTCCTGACGTTGCAATTCTTGATGTCCAAATGCCGGTCATGAGCGGTGCTGCAGCGGCCGAGGAGATCAAACGTGAGTTTCCTGGTGCGAATATCCTCCTCTTCAGCACGTTCGATGGCGACGCGGACATTGAGCGCGGTCTGCGTGCGGGGGCGATGGGATACCTGCTAAAGGAAACCCCGGTCGCCGAGATTCTCGAGGCGATTCGCTGCGTTGCAAGTGGCAGGAGGTACCTCACTGCAGCCGTAGGTTCACGCCTCGCAAATCAGTTTGAAGGCGATCGTCTCACAGATCGTCAGCAGGATGTCCTCCGCCTCATGAGCGCAGGAAAAGCCAACAAGGAAATCGCGGATGTCCTCGGTGTATCAGAAGGCACCGTAAAGACCCATGTGAAGGCGATCCTTGAGAAGCTCGCCGCGAAGAGCAGAACCGATGCCGTGATGATCGCGGAGAAACGTGGGCTGCTTCGGAGCTAA